One Portunus trituberculatus isolate SZX2019 chromosome 45, ASM1759143v1, whole genome shotgun sequence DNA segment encodes these proteins:
- the LOC123519435 gene encoding adhesive plaque matrix protein-like isoform X1 has protein sequence MGIISRCFCDPFKLTYVSAIVTSVEAVVFGVLNIVLICMYTCTIQPPSEVALGFDKFWAYYFFDKENCENKGMNSIPDWTNYNFTLTPEERSLTTPYDNFIYQCIYLALHGGWILTGIILIYGNARKRWGYYLPWLLVTTTILVMDITISAFCIQDLVAIDADRYVSAMFFILVLYFRVFFIWFINMSQYASACNAFCKSRHKRAKQEHTRQKMAKAHAQEIARAEAATEARVRAQIAEQQAAQEQQRAAQEQQPRRKIPPPVPKKPAAPPELRPFSYLNPAYRPNDPTDVEGMRANPTVAPDIPPKPVKVQQLAGPYFPDDGYSRERHPEGLQRRYDSMRNYRTQDRHPALRRFSSTRGHPSYPQATPYVPAPDYDMTMRPRPSSNQNHLLRPNLSPRSSTSRPYYAEDMPPLPRHRPHHHAAHDHLPPLREDPSVQKTLYYV, from the exons atgGGGATTATTTCTCGCTGCTTCTGTGACCCCTTCAAGCTGACCTATGTCTCCGCTATCGTCACCAGT gtggAGGCCGTGGTGTTCGGCGTGCTCAACATCGTGCTCATCTGCATGTACACGTGTACCATCCAGCCGCCCTCGGAGGTGGCACTCGGCTTTGACAAATTCTGGGCCTACTACTTCTTTG ACAAGGAGAACTGCGAAAACAAGGGCATGAACAGCATTCCAGATTGGACGAACTATAACTTTACACTCACGCCTGAGGAGAGATCCCTTACCACCCCTTACGACAACTTCATCTACCAGTGCATTTACCTCGCCCTTCACGGTGGCTGGATCCTCACTGGCATTATTCTTATCTACG GTAACGCCAGGAAGAGATGGGGTTACTACCTCCCATGGCTGCTGGTGACTACGACTATTCTGGTGATGGACATCACTATCTCGGCCTTCTGCATTCAGGATTTGGTG gcaatTGATGCAGACCGCTACGTGAGTGCAATGTTCTTTATCTTAGTGTTGTACTTCCGCGTGTTCTTCATCTGGTTCATCAACATGTCCCAGTACGCCAGCGCCTGCAACGCCTTCTGCAAGTCCCGCCACAAGAGGGCCAAGCAGGAGCACACTAGGCAG AAAATGGCAAAGGCTCACGCTCAGGAGATAGCACGGGCGGAGGCGGCGACGGAGGCCAGGGTGAGGGCACAGATAGCGGAACAGCAGGCGGCGCAGGAACAACAACGTGCAGCACAGGAGCAGCAGCCTAGGCGCAAGATACC GCCACCAGTACCCAAGAAACCCGCGGCGCCGCCAGAACTACGTCCCTTCAGTTACCTCAACCCAGCCTACCGCCCCAACGATCCAACAGACGTGGAGGGCATGAGAGCCAACCCCACCGTGGCCCCAGACATTCCTCCGAAGCCCGTGAAAGTGCAGCAGTTGGCCGGCCCTTACTTCCCTGACGACGGGTACAGCAGAGAGAGACATCCCGAGGGACTCCAGAGACGCTACGATTCAATGAGGAACTACAGAACTCAGGACCGCCACCCAGCTCTCCGTCGGTTCTCCTCCACCCGCGGCCATCCGAGTTATCCCCAAGCCACGCCTTACGTCCCCGCCCCAGACTATGACATGACGATGAGGCCACGACCGTCCAGTAATCAGA ATCACCTGCTGCGTCCCAACCTGTCCCCAAGATCCTCCACCAGCCGCCCCTACTACGCCGAGGACATGCCACCCCTTCCCCGCCACCGCccacaccaccacgccgccCACGATCATCTGCCGCCGCTACGTGAAGACCCCAGCGTCCAGAAGACCCTGTATTACGTATAG
- the LOC123519435 gene encoding adhesive plaque matrix protein-like isoform X2, translating into MYTCTIQPPSEVALGFDKFWAYYFFDKENCENKGMNSIPDWTNYNFTLTPEERSLTTPYDNFIYQCIYLALHGGWILTGIILIYGNARKRWGYYLPWLLVTTTILVMDITISAFCIQDLVAIDADRYVSAMFFILVLYFRVFFIWFINMSQYASACNAFCKSRHKRAKQEHTRQKMAKAHAQEIARAEAATEARVRAQIAEQQAAQEQQRAAQEQQPRRKIPPPVPKKPAAPPELRPFSYLNPAYRPNDPTDVEGMRANPTVAPDIPPKPVKVQQLAGPYFPDDGYSRERHPEGLQRRYDSMRNYRTQDRHPALRRFSSTRGHPSYPQATPYVPAPDYDMTMRPRPSSNQNHLLRPNLSPRSSTSRPYYAEDMPPLPRHRPHHHAAHDHLPPLREDPSVQKTLYYV; encoded by the exons ATGTACACGTGTACCATCCAGCCGCCCTCGGAGGTGGCACTCGGCTTTGACAAATTCTGGGCCTACTACTTCTTTG ACAAGGAGAACTGCGAAAACAAGGGCATGAACAGCATTCCAGATTGGACGAACTATAACTTTACACTCACGCCTGAGGAGAGATCCCTTACCACCCCTTACGACAACTTCATCTACCAGTGCATTTACCTCGCCCTTCACGGTGGCTGGATCCTCACTGGCATTATTCTTATCTACG GTAACGCCAGGAAGAGATGGGGTTACTACCTCCCATGGCTGCTGGTGACTACGACTATTCTGGTGATGGACATCACTATCTCGGCCTTCTGCATTCAGGATTTGGTG gcaatTGATGCAGACCGCTACGTGAGTGCAATGTTCTTTATCTTAGTGTTGTACTTCCGCGTGTTCTTCATCTGGTTCATCAACATGTCCCAGTACGCCAGCGCCTGCAACGCCTTCTGCAAGTCCCGCCACAAGAGGGCCAAGCAGGAGCACACTAGGCAG AAAATGGCAAAGGCTCACGCTCAGGAGATAGCACGGGCGGAGGCGGCGACGGAGGCCAGGGTGAGGGCACAGATAGCGGAACAGCAGGCGGCGCAGGAACAACAACGTGCAGCACAGGAGCAGCAGCCTAGGCGCAAGATACC GCCACCAGTACCCAAGAAACCCGCGGCGCCGCCAGAACTACGTCCCTTCAGTTACCTCAACCCAGCCTACCGCCCCAACGATCCAACAGACGTGGAGGGCATGAGAGCCAACCCCACCGTGGCCCCAGACATTCCTCCGAAGCCCGTGAAAGTGCAGCAGTTGGCCGGCCCTTACTTCCCTGACGACGGGTACAGCAGAGAGAGACATCCCGAGGGACTCCAGAGACGCTACGATTCAATGAGGAACTACAGAACTCAGGACCGCCACCCAGCTCTCCGTCGGTTCTCCTCCACCCGCGGCCATCCGAGTTATCCCCAAGCCACGCCTTACGTCCCCGCCCCAGACTATGACATGACGATGAGGCCACGACCGTCCAGTAATCAGA ATCACCTGCTGCGTCCCAACCTGTCCCCAAGATCCTCCACCAGCCGCCCCTACTACGCCGAGGACATGCCACCCCTTCCCCGCCACCGCccacaccaccacgccgccCACGATCATCTGCCGCCGCTACGTGAAGACCCCAGCGTCCAGAAGACCCTGTATTACGTATAG